From Leptospira brenneri:
TTTAAAGAACGTAATTTACGATATAAATGAGTTCTTTCAATTCCAAGAGCCTTTGATGTTCTCGTTACATTTCCTTCGCAAATCTGCAAGGTTTTGATGATGTACTGCCTTTCAAACTCTTCTTTGGCATGTTTCAAATCACCTCGAGCCACCATTTCATTGGCTTTTTTAAATCCGTGAAGAGCCTCTTTTACATCTTTGGCTCGGATGATATCTCCTGGAACCAGAATACTGAGTCGTTCTAAAATATTTCCAAGTTCCCTTACATTCCCTGGCCAAAAATGATTGGTGAGAGCATCCAGCCCCTCGCGATCAATGGTTTTGGGAGTTAAGTTATTTTTTAAAATCGATTTATTTAAATAGTATTCGGCGAGTAGAGGGATATCCAAATTCCTTTCCCTGAGTGGTGGGAGCTCTAAGGGAATGACACTCAATGCATAATACAAATCTTCTCGAAACCTTCCCTCACGAATTGCCTCTTCTACATTGGAGTTGGTAGCCGCAAGGATACGAACATCAACAGAAACTGGCTCCTTTCCCCCAATACGCTCCAGTTTTTGTTCTAAAATCACCTTTAACACTTTCGATTGAATGGAAAGTGGTAAATCACATACCTCATCTAAAAACAGGGTTCCATTCTGCGCAGACTCCCACTTTCCAATTTTCATATCACTTACTTCAAGATTAGAAGTGTTATCGATACCAAATAACTCTTGTTCTAAGATCTCCTCTGGAACCGCTGCACAATTAAATTCAATGTATGGTTCGTTTTTTCTTTTGGAATTTTGATGAATGGCTCTTGCGGTCAGTTCCTTCCCCGTTCCATTCTCTCCAAAAATAAAAACCCTCGCGTTCGTCTGAGCCGCTTGAAAAATTGCAAACTTTACTCTTTTTATAGAAGAAGACTCTCCTAAAATTTCATCTACTTCCAATTGAAATTCAGGAATTTCATTGTCTTTTGTTTTCTCTAAAGCGGACTCAATGGTATGAATTACTTTTTCAATCGAAAGTGGTTTCTCTAAAAAATCGATAGCACCTTTTTTTGTGGCGCTCACGGCAAGTTCAATGGTTCCATGACCAGAAATCATTACAATCGGCAAACTAGAATACAATTTTTTGCATTCATCTAAAATGGTTAACCCATCTTCTTTCCCCACCCAAACATCAAGAAGGACTAAAGAAGGTCTTTCTTTTGCGAGAGCCTTCAGTAAGGCCTTTCCATTAGCAAAATCTTCCACAGAATAATCTTCATCTTCTAAAATCACACGAAGCGATTTTCGGATTTCTTTTTCATCATCTAAAATATAGATCAATTTTTGCATCAGTGATTATCCAAGGGAAGTTCAATTCTAAACTTACATCCACCTAACTTAGAATTTTCGACAATGATATGCCCGTGATGATCTATGATTGTTTTTTGAACAATGGCAAGACCAACCCCAGAACCATGATTCTCTTTTGTTGAAAAATATGGTTCAAATATTTTTTCTTTCCAATCTTCTTTGAGTCCAGGACCAGAATCATCAATTTCTATCACGATAGACTTTCGAAGGGCTTTTTTTTGCAATTTGGACATGATTCGAATTTTTTTCCGTTTTAAACTCAAAATATCCAATTCTTCTTTGGGATTTTCTACTGATTGAATGGCTTCAACTGCATTTTTTATTAAGTTATTAATGACACCCAAAAACAATCGTTTGTCGAGAAATACTTCTGGAAGGTTTTCTGCTAATTTTAATTCAAATTCGATATCGGTAGTATCACGGAAAAGAGCTACTGCTTCTTCTAAAATGGGATTTAGTTTTTGATTGATTAGAACAGGAACGGGCATCCTTGCAAACTCGCTAAACTCTTTGACTAAGTGTTCGAGTACTCGCACTTGCCCAATGATCGTTTCTGTAGCATCAAAAATGACCGATTCTAAATTTTCAGATTTTGGATTTTGGAATTTTCTCTGGATTCTCTGTGCGGAAAGTTGGATGGGGGTGAGAGGATTTTTAATCTCGTGTGCCATTCTTTGAGCAACCTCTTTCCAAGCAGCAATCCTTTGGGAATGCATAAGCTCCTCCGACTTTGCATCTAGATCACTTACCATTTGATTAAAACTATCAATAAGAATTCCCATCTCTCCTTCTTCCGTTTTCTCCAAACGGATATTGG
This genomic window contains:
- a CDS encoding sigma-54-dependent transcriptional regulator yields the protein MQKLIYILDDEKEIRKSLRVILEDEDYSVEDFANGKALLKALAKERPSLVLLDVWVGKEDGLTILDECKKLYSSLPIVMISGHGTIELAVSATKKGAIDFLEKPLSIEKVIHTIESALEKTKDNEIPEFQLEVDEILGESSSIKRVKFAIFQAAQTNARVFIFGENGTGKELTARAIHQNSKRKNEPYIEFNCAAVPEEILEQELFGIDNTSNLEVSDMKIGKWESAQNGTLFLDEVCDLPLSIQSKVLKVILEQKLERIGGKEPVSVDVRILAATNSNVEEAIREGRFREDLYYALSVIPLELPPLRERNLDIPLLAEYYLNKSILKNNLTPKTIDREGLDALTNHFWPGNVRELGNILERLSILVPGDIIRAKDVKEALHGFKKANEMVARGDLKHAKEEFERQYIIKTLQICEGNVTRTSKALGIERTHLYRKLRSLNISVEQLNEG